From Corvus cornix cornix isolate S_Up_H32 chromosome 5, ASM73873v5, whole genome shotgun sequence, the proteins below share one genomic window:
- the GPR132 gene encoding probable G-protein coupled receptor 132 isoform X1 encodes MQWPVEEYFSLDRAESLEKETAAGKRIMEDCLNKSCNSTCPGFPYKDSQTLLVAVYSIVFGIGFPANCLTSLLTFVQIQRNKVVAIYIFSLSLCELMYLSTLPLWIIYVQNGHNWTMGDTACKITGFIFFCNIYISILLLCCISVDRYMALVYSLESRGRRGQKMAIIIVCFLFTAVAVIHTPVFTTEAVKQNCTNVITCFETVPLNISLASFSFARFLFGFAIPFTILIFTNFRIFQTTKRSISLTCRQKAKVKYVAIAIIVIFLVCFAPYHVVLIIRAIYFMFHQDCPCPFEKEIYSIFTVFLCLCTANGAADPIIYVLVSENVREDCYRSLRRWRLNSSKLSSSTTHNTDSRKSEMPKESQEGTKEKETKK; translated from the exons ATGCAGTGGCCAGTGGAAGAATACTTTTCCCTGGACAGGGCTGAGAGCCTGGAGAAG gaaacagcagctggaaaaagaatAATGGAAGATTGTCTAAACAAAAGTTGTAATTCCACTTGCCCAGGATTTCCCTACAAAGACAGCCAGACACTTCTGGTTGCTGTTTACAGCATTGTTTTTGGTATAGGCTTTCCAGCAAATTGTTTAACTTCTCTGCTTACATTTGTACAAATCCAAAGGAATAAAGTAGTTGCCATCTACATTTTCAGTTTATCATTGTGTGAGCTGATGTATTTAAGTACCTTGCCTTTGTGGATTATCTATGTGCAAAATGGGCACAACTGGACCATGGGTGACACTGCTTGCAAAATAACAGGATTCATCTTTTTCTGCAATATCTACATCAGCATTCTGCTTTTGTGCTGCATCTCTGTCGATCGCTACATGGCACTGGTGTATTCTCTGGAATCGAGGGGGAGAAGAGGACAGAAAATGGCCATCATAATagtctgttttctctttactgCGGTTGCAGTAATCCACACTCCAGTATTTACCACAGAAGCTGTAAAGCAAAATTGTACAAATGTGATAACCTGCTTTGAGACAGTGCCCCTTAACATATCATTGGCTTCTTTCAGCTTTGCAAGATTCCTATTTGGATTTGCCATACCCTTCACAATCCTCATTTTTACAAACTTCAGAATCTTCCAAACTACAAAAAGAAGCATCAGCTTGACTTGTCGCCAGAAAGCGAAAGTGAAGTATGTGGCTATTGCcattattgttattttcttgGTCTGCTTTGCTCCATATCATGTGGTGCTCATAATAAGAGCCATATACTTTATGTTTCATCAGGACTGCCCATGTCCATTTGAAAAGGAGATATATTCaatttttacagtgtttctgtgtttatgcACTGCAAACGGTGCTGCCGATCCAATCATCTACGTGCTGGTCAGTGAAAATGTCAGAGAAGACTGTTATAGGAGCCTGAGAAGATGGAGATTGAACTCATCCAAGCTAAGTTCATCCACTACTCACAATACTGACAGCA
- the GPR132 gene encoding probable G-protein coupled receptor 132 isoform X2 yields MEDCLNKSCNSTCPGFPYKDSQTLLVAVYSIVFGIGFPANCLTSLLTFVQIQRNKVVAIYIFSLSLCELMYLSTLPLWIIYVQNGHNWTMGDTACKITGFIFFCNIYISILLLCCISVDRYMALVYSLESRGRRGQKMAIIIVCFLFTAVAVIHTPVFTTEAVKQNCTNVITCFETVPLNISLASFSFARFLFGFAIPFTILIFTNFRIFQTTKRSISLTCRQKAKVKYVAIAIIVIFLVCFAPYHVVLIIRAIYFMFHQDCPCPFEKEIYSIFTVFLCLCTANGAADPIIYVLVSENVREDCYRSLRRWRLNSSKLSSSTTHNTDSRKSEMPKESQEGTKEKETKK; encoded by the coding sequence ATGGAAGATTGTCTAAACAAAAGTTGTAATTCCACTTGCCCAGGATTTCCCTACAAAGACAGCCAGACACTTCTGGTTGCTGTTTACAGCATTGTTTTTGGTATAGGCTTTCCAGCAAATTGTTTAACTTCTCTGCTTACATTTGTACAAATCCAAAGGAATAAAGTAGTTGCCATCTACATTTTCAGTTTATCATTGTGTGAGCTGATGTATTTAAGTACCTTGCCTTTGTGGATTATCTATGTGCAAAATGGGCACAACTGGACCATGGGTGACACTGCTTGCAAAATAACAGGATTCATCTTTTTCTGCAATATCTACATCAGCATTCTGCTTTTGTGCTGCATCTCTGTCGATCGCTACATGGCACTGGTGTATTCTCTGGAATCGAGGGGGAGAAGAGGACAGAAAATGGCCATCATAATagtctgttttctctttactgCGGTTGCAGTAATCCACACTCCAGTATTTACCACAGAAGCTGTAAAGCAAAATTGTACAAATGTGATAACCTGCTTTGAGACAGTGCCCCTTAACATATCATTGGCTTCTTTCAGCTTTGCAAGATTCCTATTTGGATTTGCCATACCCTTCACAATCCTCATTTTTACAAACTTCAGAATCTTCCAAACTACAAAAAGAAGCATCAGCTTGACTTGTCGCCAGAAAGCGAAAGTGAAGTATGTGGCTATTGCcattattgttattttcttgGTCTGCTTTGCTCCATATCATGTGGTGCTCATAATAAGAGCCATATACTTTATGTTTCATCAGGACTGCCCATGTCCATTTGAAAAGGAGATATATTCaatttttacagtgtttctgtgtttatgcACTGCAAACGGTGCTGCCGATCCAATCATCTACGTGCTGGTCAGTGAAAATGTCAGAGAAGACTGTTATAGGAGCCTGAGAAGATGGAGATTGAACTCATCCAAGCTAAGTTCATCCACTACTCACAATACTGACAGCA